One Deltaproteobacteria bacterium DNA segment encodes these proteins:
- a CDS encoding TM0996/MTH895 family glutaredoxin-like protein — protein MEIKVLGPGCPKCKQTEKVVKEAIAESGVDADIEKVTDVMKIARYGVFGTPAVVIDGEVKSVGKVPKKEEVLAWLN, from the coding sequence ATGGAAATCAAAGTCCTGGGCCCTGGCTGCCCCAAATGCAAACAAACGGAAAAAGTGGTCAAGGAAGCCATAGCGGAAAGCGGAGTGGACGCGGATATTGAAAAGGTCACCGACGTGATGAAGATCGCAAGATACGGCGTGTTCGGCACGCCGGCGGTGGTGATCGACGGCGAAGTGAAATCGGTGGGCAAGGTCCCTAAAAAGGAAGAGGTCCTGGCGTGGTTGAATTAA
- a CDS encoding DUF2703 domain-containing protein encodes MSRLEIEWRHLDKDGKTCDRCSDTGQTVRSAYETLVKELQPKGWNVSLKETLLTEDEIPESNNVLLNGVPIEEWLPDTRKSENCCASCGDLLGFPTLCRTIERNGETYETIPAAMIVEAAHQLIKKYNI; translated from the coding sequence ATGAGTCGTTTGGAAATAGAGTGGCGTCATCTGGACAAGGACGGGAAAACCTGTGACCGATGCTCGGATACCGGGCAGACGGTCCGCAGCGCGTATGAAACGCTGGTGAAGGAACTGCAACCCAAAGGCTGGAACGTGTCCCTCAAGGAGACGCTCTTGACCGAGGACGAAATACCCGAGTCGAATAACGTTCTATTGAACGGTGTTCCCATCGAAGAGTGGCTGCCCGACACGCGAAAATCGGAAAATTGCTGCGCCTCGTGCGGGGATTTGCTCGGCTTTCCCACGCTGTGTCGGACCATCGAGCGAAACGGTGAAACCTACGAAACCATACCCGCCGCTATGATTGTGGAGGCGGCGCATCAACTCATCAAAAAATACAACATCTAA